A stretch of Saccharomyces eubayanus strain FM1318 chromosome I, whole genome shotgun sequence DNA encodes these proteins:
- the TPD3 gene encoding protein phosphatase 2A structural subunit TPD3, translating into MSGAKSTTVAALPAATTATTASSKESGTDEGLYPLAMLMDELKHDDIANRVEAMKKLDTIALALGPERTRNELVPFLTEVAQDDEDEVFAVLAEQLGKFVPYIGGPQYATVLLPVLEILASAEETLVREKAVDSLNNVAQELSQEQLFNEFVPLIEHLATADWFSSKVSACGLFKSVIVRIKDDSLRKNILALYLQLAQDDTPMVKRAVGKNLPILIDLLTQNLGLSTDEDWDYISNIFQKIINDTQDSVKFLAVDCLISILKFFNAKGDESHTQDLLNSAVKLIGDEAWRVRYMAADRFSELASQFTSNQAYIDELIQPFLNLCEDNEGDVREAVAKQVSGFAKFLNDPSVILSKILPAVQNLSMDESETVRSALASKITDIVLLLNKDQVINSFLPILLNMLRDEFPDVRLNIIASLKVVNDVIGIELLSDSLLPAITELAKDVNWRVRMAIIEYIPILAEQLGVQFFDQQLSDLCLSWLWDTVYSIREAAVNNLKRLTEIFGSDWCRDEIISRLLKFDLQLLENFVSRFTVLSALTTLVPVVSLDVVTEQLLPFISHLADDGVPNIRFNVAKSYAVIVRALSKDQAKYDALIKNTILPSLEALCQDEDVDVKYFASKSLAECQEILKN; encoded by the coding sequence ATGTCTGGAGCAAAATCAACAACGGTAGCTGCACTGCCcgcagcaacaacagcaacaacgGCAAGTTCTAAAGAATCTGGCACAGACGAGGGACTGTACCCCTTGGCTATGCTTATGGACGAGTTAAAGCATGACGATATTGCGAACAGAGTGGAGGCAATGAAGAAGCTAGACACTATTGCGTTAGCGCTTGGTCctgaaagaacaagaaacgAGCTAGTTCCCTTTTTAACTGAAGTCGCCCaggatgacgaagatgaggTGTTTGCTGTCCTAGCTGAACAACTCGGCAAGTTTGTTCCCTATATTGGTGGGCCTCAATACGCCACGGTCCTATTGCCAGTATTAGAAATTTTGGCGTCTGCTGAAGAAACCTTGGTCAGAGAAAAGGCCGTAGACTCTTTGAACAATGTGGCCCAAGAACTATCTCAAGAGCAGCTATTCAATGAGTTTGTTCCTTTGATTGAGCATTTGGCCACTGCAGATTGGTTCTCTTCGAAAGTTTCTGCATGTGGACTTTTCAAATCCGTCATTGTCCGCATCAAAGACGATTCATTGAGGAAAAACATCCTGGCTTTATATTTACAACTGGCCCAGGATGACACTCCAATGGTGAAAAGAGCCGTCGGTAAAAACCTACCCATCTTAATCGATCTGTTGACTCAGAATTTGGGGCTATCCACAGATGAAGATTGGGATTATATCTCCAAtatcttccaaaaaatcattaacGATACTCAAGATTCCGTCAAGTTTTTGGCTGTGGATTGTTTGATTTCGATCTTGAAGTTTTTCAACGCTAAAGGTGACGAGTCTCATACTCAAGATTTATTAAATTCTGCTGTAAAATTAATCGGTGATGAAGCGTGGAGAGTACGTTACATGGCAGCCGATAGATTCTCTGAACTAGCCTCACAATTCACTTCCAACCAAGCATATATTGACGAATTAATACAACCATTTTTGAATCTTTGTGAAGACAATGAAGGCGATGTGAGAGAGGCCGTAGCCAAACAAGTCTCTGGCTTCGCCAAATTTCTAAATGATCCTTCCGTTATTTTGAGTAAGATCTTACCTGCTGTACAAAATTTAAGTATGGACGAAAGCGAAACAGTGAGATCTGCGTTGGCTTCCAAGATTACAGACATCGTATTGTTGTTAAATAAAGATCAAGTGATTAACAGTTTCCTTCCGATTTTACTAAATATGCTAAGAGACGAGTTCCCCGATGTTCGTCTGAATATCATTGCCAGCTTGAAAGTTGTCAATGATGTAATAGGCATCGAGCTATTATCAGATTCTTTGCTACCTGCCATAACCGAGCTAGCTAAAGATGTGAACTGGAGAGTTAGAATGGCCATAATCGAATATATCCCTATCCTAGCAGAACAATTGGGTGTACAATTCTTTGATCAACAACTGAGCGACTTGTGTCTTTCATGGTTATGGGATACCGTTTACTCCATCAGAGAGGCTGCAGTGAATAacttgaaaagattaaCGGAAATATTCGGATCAGATTGGTGCCGCGACGAAATCATTTCAAGACTACTTAAATTTGATTTACAattattggaaaattttgtCTCCAGGTTCACAGTACTATCCGCTTTAACCACTTTGGTGCCCGTGGTGTCATTAGATGTCGTTACCGAACAATTATTACCCTTTATTTCCCACTTGGCCGACGACGGTGTTCCAAACATCAGATTCAATGTAGCTAAGTCCTACGCTGTGATAGTTAGGGCCTTGAGTAAGGATCAGGCCAAATATGATGCATTAATTAAGAACACAATTTTACCCTCTTTGGAAGCACTATGtcaagatgaagatgttgaTGTAAAATACTTTGCTAGTAAAAGTTTGGCAGAAtgtcaagaaattttgaaaaactga